A stretch of Aerococcus christensenii DNA encodes these proteins:
- the pgsA gene encoding CDP-diacylglycerol--glycerol-3-phosphate 3-phosphatidyltransferase, which translates to MNLPNRLTLLRIFMIPFFIALMEVNFHLGGFQLGGQEMSIQCVLAAVIFAVASATDWLDGHLARKNHLITNFGKFADPLADKMLVIAALIELILLDQAPAWVVTLIVMRELAVTGLRLLIVEGDGTVLAAAWPGKVKTTSQMLAILFLLLNDFPFQFLPFSVGKVLLYFALAATLYSGYDYFRQNKDVFSDGM; encoded by the coding sequence ATGAATTTACCAAATCGATTGACCTTGTTGAGAATCTTTATGATTCCATTTTTTATTGCTTTGATGGAAGTTAATTTTCATTTAGGTGGCTTCCAGTTAGGCGGGCAGGAGATGTCTATCCAGTGTGTTTTGGCTGCGGTTATTTTTGCGGTGGCGAGTGCGACGGACTGGTTAGATGGGCATCTAGCTCGCAAGAATCACTTAATCACAAACTTTGGCAAGTTTGCAGATCCTTTAGCAGACAAGATGTTAGTGATTGCAGCATTGATTGAATTGATCTTACTCGATCAAGCGCCTGCTTGGGTAGTCACCTTGATTGTGATGAGAGAGTTAGCTGTAACAGGCCTAAGACTCTTGATTGTGGAAGGCGATGGCACAGTTTTAGCTGCTGCTTGGCCAGGCAAGGTGAAGACTACTTCTCAGATGTTGGCCATTCTTTTCCTCTTGTTGAATGACTTTCCTTTCCAATTTTTGCCATTCTCTGTGGGAAAGGTGCTCCTTTACTTTGCTCTAGCGGCTACGCTTTATTCTGGTTATGATTATTTCCGTCAGAATAAGGACGTCTTTAGTGATGGGATGTAG
- a CDS encoding DNA translocase FtsK, translating into MAKRKRRKTSKKQYQWELVAFVCFVLAILGIFQFGFIGQIMKAFGRLVMGEAYVFAFLLLAVSALWRILTGKHLKLKSRSMIGLVACVPLLLLLWHSFVFHEIAKSGASLLQVTFDRASLGFKGDFGQEVAGGMLGAVFYQVTYFAVGQWGTFLLVGIGLLALVLYLLEMSWQEFLEGIQGVSHLVHHWLTDFSKKAKTYSKSLQSKDSNKKDAKGREPRPLQEEEGSPSPIIKNYQSSQAVIVTEETSSPVEIVHGVPGQPPLQDFTGEENAKEEGEEETEWDHDLDQLTIGAEAENPNYLLPPTKLLNPIKRTDQSGEYSVIQDHIKTLEKTFVSFNVDAKVTKANLGPAVTKYEIEPAVGTKVSKITNLADDIALALAAKDIRIEAPIPGKSVIGIEVPNQQISVVSFRESFEHQPAHAHLLEVPLGRAISGNTCMADLTKMPHLLIAGSTGSGKSVCINGMIISILMKAKPNQVKLMMIDPKKVELNVYNGIPHLLTPVVTNPRKAAQALNKVVEEMERRYELFASTGQRNIDGYNQYLHENAQDTDHPRAKLPYIIVVVDELADLMMVASKEVEAAITRLAQMARAAGIHMILATQRPSVDVITGIIKANVPSRIAFAVSSGTDSRTIIDQNGAEKLLGRGDMLFMPMGEGKPIRVQGAYITDEEVERIVDFVKNQQEANYVEAMMTTDQLLQGTDEDLDEMWEEVIDFVKQRETVSISMLQRRFRIGYNRAARLVDDMEAHGIISPASGSKPRTVIIYKENQDHPS; encoded by the coding sequence ATGGCAAAAAGAAAGAGAAGAAAAACAAGTAAAAAACAGTATCAGTGGGAACTTGTTGCCTTTGTGTGTTTTGTATTAGCAATTTTAGGAATTTTTCAATTTGGCTTTATTGGACAGATCATGAAGGCATTCGGTCGACTAGTGATGGGAGAAGCTTATGTATTCGCCTTTCTCTTGCTGGCAGTAAGCGCTTTATGGCGGATTTTGACGGGAAAACATTTGAAGTTGAAGTCTCGCTCGATGATCGGGTTAGTTGCGTGCGTCCCTTTGCTTCTGTTGTTGTGGCATAGCTTCGTCTTTCACGAGATCGCTAAAAGCGGAGCCAGTCTTCTCCAAGTGACCTTTGATCGAGCGAGCCTGGGCTTTAAGGGAGACTTTGGTCAGGAAGTGGCCGGTGGGATGCTAGGAGCTGTGTTCTATCAAGTGACTTATTTTGCAGTGGGTCAATGGGGAACTTTTCTCCTTGTAGGAATTGGCTTATTAGCTCTCGTTCTCTACCTGTTAGAGATGTCTTGGCAAGAGTTCTTAGAGGGCATCCAAGGGGTCTCTCACTTGGTGCATCATTGGCTGACAGATTTCTCAAAAAAAGCGAAAACTTATTCCAAATCTCTTCAATCCAAAGACTCCAACAAGAAGGACGCTAAAGGAAGAGAACCCCGACCCCTTCAAGAGGAAGAAGGCAGTCCTTCGCCAATTATTAAGAACTATCAATCGTCACAAGCCGTTATCGTCACAGAAGAAACGTCCTCTCCAGTAGAGATTGTTCACGGGGTACCTGGTCAGCCCCCCCTTCAAGATTTTACAGGAGAGGAAAATGCTAAAGAAGAAGGAGAGGAAGAGACGGAATGGGATCACGATCTGGATCAATTAACCATTGGAGCGGAAGCTGAGAACCCTAACTATCTCCTCCCTCCAACCAAACTTTTGAATCCAATCAAGCGAACCGATCAGAGTGGAGAATACAGTGTCATTCAAGACCATATCAAAACCCTCGAAAAAACATTTGTGAGTTTTAATGTGGATGCCAAGGTGACCAAGGCCAACCTCGGCCCAGCAGTCACCAAGTATGAGATTGAACCGGCTGTAGGAACTAAAGTGTCCAAAATTACCAACTTAGCAGATGATATTGCTTTGGCTCTGGCCGCTAAGGATATTCGAATCGAAGCGCCTATCCCAGGAAAATCAGTGATTGGGATTGAAGTCCCTAACCAGCAGATTAGTGTGGTCAGTTTTAGGGAAAGTTTCGAACATCAACCCGCTCATGCCCACTTATTAGAAGTCCCTCTTGGCCGGGCAATTTCGGGGAATACCTGCATGGCGGATTTAACGAAAATGCCACACTTATTGATCGCAGGGTCTACCGGATCAGGAAAATCCGTCTGCATCAACGGAATGATTATTTCGATTTTGATGAAGGCCAAACCTAATCAAGTCAAATTAATGATGATTGATCCCAAGAAGGTAGAGTTGAATGTCTATAATGGAATTCCTCATCTTCTCACCCCGGTGGTCACCAACCCTCGTAAGGCGGCTCAAGCCTTAAATAAAGTCGTTGAAGAGATGGAAAGACGGTATGAATTATTTGCCTCTACGGGTCAGCGGAATATTGATGGGTATAATCAGTACCTTCATGAGAATGCTCAAGATACCGACCATCCGAGAGCCAAACTGCCGTATATTATCGTGGTGGTAGACGAACTGGCGGACTTGATGATGGTGGCTTCCAAAGAAGTGGAAGCCGCTATTACTCGTCTCGCTCAAATGGCCAGAGCCGCGGGCATCCACATGATCTTAGCGACCCAAAGACCTTCTGTCGATGTCATTACAGGGATTATCAAAGCGAATGTCCCTTCTCGAATTGCCTTTGCGGTATCGAGCGGGACAGACTCCCGGACCATTATTGACCAAAACGGCGCAGAAAAATTATTGGGACGTGGGGATATGCTCTTTATGCCGATGGGGGAAGGTAAACCAATCCGTGTTCAAGGCGCCTACATTACCGACGAAGAAGTAGAAAGAATTGTTGATTTTGTCAAAAACCAACAAGAAGCCAACTATGTGGAAGCGATGATGACCACCGACCAACTCCTTCAAGGCACAGACGAAGACTTAGATGAGATGTGGGAGGAAGTCATCGATTTTGTTAAACAGAGAGAAACGGTGTCTATCTCTATGCTGCAGCGCCGGTTTAGAATCGGATATAATCGAGCAGCGCGCTTGGTCGATGATATGGAGGCCCACGGAATTATTAGTCCAGCGAGTGGTTCTAAGCCGCGGACAGTTATTATTTACAAAGAAAATCAAGACCATCCTTCTTGA
- a CDS encoding acylphosphatase — protein sequence MLTQTYRLCGRVQGVGCRFTATKLALSMGLKGTVKNEEDGSVTLQLQVSPEKAAAFLQAFQSPSLNPWMRIDTITLLREEDLPFMSDFSPIY from the coding sequence ATGCTTACTCAAACTTATCGCCTATGCGGCCGCGTCCAAGGCGTTGGCTGTCGATTTACCGCTACCAAACTTGCCCTCTCTATGGGACTCAAAGGAACTGTTAAAAATGAAGAAGACGGCAGTGTGACCTTACAACTTCAGGTTTCCCCAGAAAAAGCTGCTGCTTTCCTCCAGGCTTTCCAGTCTCCTTCTCTTAACCCTTGGATGCGGATAGATACCATCACTCTCTTAAGAGAAGAAGACCTTCCTTTTATGAGTGATTTCAGCCCTATCTATTGA
- a CDS encoding M42 family metallopeptidase: MNYLNLIEDLTNAKGMSGFEEEVVEVIKRYKGKYTLQVDSMNNCYLNLDKKDPNKPTVMLDSHIDEVGLMVKAIDENGLLCIQPIGGWVPSNLTAQIFYVRNTEGQYLKGISATKPIHFMTAEERTKKIDITDIKIDMGATSRKQVIEDLKIAVGQPIVPATRFSYNEVTHTILAKGFDNRIGTACAVAIMRDLEDEVDSFPFNLVAAPAAQEEVGTRGATLTVRRVQPNLAVILEGTPSDDFTNPDPLLQGKLGAGPQIRHRDNSYVANTALIDLFNQAAQAENIPTQHAVREGGGTNAGPISLGNLGTPCATIGIPSRYAHTNACFCSYDDFHATVELTKAFLRRLTLEDIQSFDLKTFH; the protein is encoded by the coding sequence ATGAACTACCTAAATTTAATCGAAGACCTCACCAACGCCAAAGGCATGTCCGGATTTGAAGAAGAAGTTGTAGAAGTTATCAAGCGCTACAAAGGCAAATATACCCTGCAAGTCGACAGCATGAACAACTGTTACCTCAATCTCGACAAGAAAGATCCTAACAAGCCGACCGTTATGTTGGACTCTCACATTGATGAAGTGGGATTAATGGTGAAGGCAATTGATGAGAACGGGTTACTCTGTATTCAACCGATTGGAGGCTGGGTACCTTCTAATCTCACCGCCCAAATCTTCTACGTTCGAAATACAGAAGGCCAATACCTCAAAGGAATCTCTGCCACCAAACCTATCCACTTTATGACCGCTGAAGAACGCACAAAAAAAATCGACATCACCGATATCAAAATTGATATGGGGGCAACTTCCAGAAAACAAGTCATTGAAGATTTGAAGATCGCTGTTGGTCAACCCATCGTTCCTGCCACTCGCTTCTCCTATAATGAAGTTACTCACACGATCCTCGCTAAAGGATTCGACAACCGAATCGGGACCGCTTGTGCAGTCGCCATTATGCGCGACTTAGAAGATGAAGTTGACAGCTTCCCCTTTAATTTAGTAGCAGCTCCTGCTGCCCAAGAAGAAGTCGGGACGCGTGGCGCCACCTTGACTGTCCGCCGGGTTCAACCTAACCTAGCCGTTATCCTTGAAGGGACTCCTTCAGACGACTTCACCAATCCAGATCCCCTCCTTCAAGGCAAACTCGGCGCTGGTCCTCAAATTCGTCATCGGGATAATTCCTATGTGGCTAATACCGCTTTGATTGACCTCTTTAATCAGGCCGCTCAAGCCGAAAACATTCCAACCCAGCACGCCGTTCGTGAAGGTGGCGGAACCAATGCTGGTCCGATCAGCTTAGGAAACTTAGGCACACCTTGCGCCACCATTGGTATTCCGAGTCGTTATGCTCACACCAATGCTTGCTTCTGTTCCTATGATGACTTCCATGCGACTGTGGAATTGACTAAAGCCTTCCTCCGCCGCTTAACCCTCGAAGATATTCAATCCTTTGATCTCAAAACTTTCCACTAA
- a CDS encoding peptide ABC transporter substrate-binding protein: MKKSYHLIACLVIGLLFICGCSKNSSSSSKGKEVNLALISELTSGDLATVTDTNTFTMFNNVQEGLYRFDENNHLQKALVKEDPKISEDQLTYTFKLREGTKWSNGDPVTAKDFEYGWRRMCDPKTGAGGAYFFDYVIKNAHQVIYEKAPVDSLGVKALDDYTLEVSLDYPVPYFLDLLADPLYFPHNQKAVEKFGDKFGSSSDTMVYNGPFVLKNWTGSTAEWSYEKNPDYWDKDNVHVDKVNIQVVKEDATAVNLFELGKLDWLQLRGEYSKQYAKNPCFVSVPQKASMYLTMNQTDKSLLKNKNLRLAIAYAFDRKQLTERVLGDGSIPLGTLTPPDFVKTSDGKDYIEGVQNKHEKNPELAKEFLQKAKAELGKDKFKLEYLAVDDESSKLVAEYLQGQIQETLPDVQITIKTVPSKSLFPTLKKGEFDMARTGWGPDFFDPITFLNLFEGKSKYNDGKYTNAAFDQLVHRSKIEDAKDKDLRMKDMQEAESIFLKEAGAPTLYAKALATLHKPHMKKFFIDPLTGQQTYKFIELEK, translated from the coding sequence ATGAAAAAAAGTTATCATTTAATAGCATGCTTAGTCATTGGACTATTGTTTATTTGTGGTTGTTCCAAAAACAGTTCTTCATCGAGTAAAGGCAAAGAAGTTAATCTGGCTTTAATTTCAGAATTAACTTCTGGGGATTTAGCAACTGTGACAGATACGAATACCTTTACCATGTTTAATAACGTTCAAGAAGGCTTATACCGATTTGATGAGAACAATCATCTCCAAAAAGCCTTAGTCAAAGAAGATCCGAAGATTTCTGAGGATCAGTTAACCTATACTTTCAAACTGAGAGAAGGAACCAAGTGGTCCAACGGCGATCCTGTAACAGCCAAAGATTTTGAGTATGGTTGGCGGAGAATGTGCGATCCTAAAACGGGAGCAGGGGGAGCCTATTTCTTCGATTACGTGATCAAGAATGCCCACCAGGTCATCTATGAAAAGGCACCGGTGGATAGTTTAGGCGTCAAGGCGCTGGATGACTATACCCTTGAGGTGTCTTTAGATTATCCTGTTCCTTATTTTTTAGATTTATTAGCAGATCCTTTATATTTCCCACATAACCAAAAAGCTGTTGAAAAATTTGGAGATAAGTTTGGTTCTTCTTCTGACACGATGGTATATAACGGACCATTTGTTCTTAAGAATTGGACAGGTTCTACGGCAGAATGGTCTTATGAGAAGAATCCTGATTACTGGGACAAGGACAATGTTCACGTAGATAAGGTTAATATTCAAGTGGTGAAGGAAGATGCGACTGCAGTGAACTTGTTTGAATTAGGGAAATTGGATTGGTTGCAGTTGAGAGGTGAATATTCCAAGCAATACGCTAAGAATCCGTGCTTTGTTTCTGTCCCTCAGAAAGCCTCTATGTACTTGACGATGAACCAAACTGATAAGTCGCTGTTGAAGAATAAGAATTTACGTTTAGCTATTGCCTATGCTTTTGACCGCAAGCAATTAACCGAGCGGGTACTTGGAGATGGCTCTATTCCTCTAGGAACTCTGACTCCTCCTGATTTTGTCAAGACTTCTGACGGTAAAGATTATATCGAAGGTGTCCAAAACAAACATGAAAAAAATCCAGAACTTGCTAAAGAGTTTTTACAAAAAGCCAAAGCAGAATTAGGAAAAGATAAGTTCAAATTAGAATATCTCGCAGTAGACGATGAATCTTCGAAACTTGTTGCTGAATATTTGCAAGGGCAAATTCAAGAAACCTTACCGGATGTTCAGATAACGATTAAGACTGTGCCATCGAAGAGTCTATTCCCTACATTAAAGAAGGGTGAATTTGATATGGCTCGGACAGGATGGGGGCCGGACTTCTTTGATCCAATAACCTTCTTGAACTTGTTTGAAGGAAAATCAAAATATAATGATGGAAAATACACGAATGCAGCCTTTGATCAATTGGTCCACCGGTCGAAAATTGAAGATGCTAAGGATAAAGACCTTCGTATGAAAGATATGCAAGAAGCTGAGTCTATCTTCTTGAAGGAAGCAGGGGCACCGACTCTTTATGCCAAAGCTTTAGCGACCCTCCATAAGCCACATATGAAGAAATTCTTTATTGATCCTTTGACAGGACAACAAACTTATAAATTTATTGAATTGGAAAAATAA
- the yidC gene encoding membrane protein insertase YidC, producing MKHLQHKKYWSLLASLMTVSFFLGGCVSRNTDSFSYRLIARPISQLLEWFADIFQGNYGYALIFLVIIIRFLLLPLTFKQQEAAIIGTEKRKYYQSYLSQFQTKIQEAQSSEEKMLYTQQQQAFMKENGISLFGNMGCLPLLIQLPILSGMYMAIYTNQSIQEYTFYGLPLGERSIVLTVIFVLLSVLQMKMSLVTMPEEARKQQSTSMLFMPLMMGLFSYSTAAGISLYLVTTTVIGVIQQFFINKFIRPRLVEQVDKEMKDKPIQFEKFFNAATPSTSKKPKEVNPKKATKNRNAGKQSHS from the coding sequence TTGAAACATTTACAACACAAAAAATATTGGTCGCTCCTTGCGTCCCTCATGACCGTCAGTTTCTTCCTAGGAGGATGCGTCAGTCGCAATACAGACTCTTTTTCCTATCGTCTCATCGCTCGTCCGATTAGCCAACTTTTAGAATGGTTTGCGGATATTTTCCAAGGAAATTATGGTTATGCTTTGATTTTCTTAGTCATCATTATCCGTTTCTTATTGCTGCCACTTACCTTTAAACAACAGGAAGCAGCGATTATCGGGACAGAAAAAAGAAAGTATTACCAGTCCTATCTCAGCCAATTCCAAACCAAAATTCAAGAAGCGCAATCTTCTGAAGAAAAAATGCTCTACACCCAACAACAACAAGCCTTTATGAAGGAAAACGGGATTAGCCTTTTCGGCAATATGGGCTGTCTCCCTCTTCTCATTCAACTTCCTATCTTATCTGGGATGTATATGGCTATCTATACCAATCAATCCATCCAAGAGTATACATTCTACGGACTTCCTCTTGGGGAAAGAAGTATAGTATTGACTGTGATCTTTGTTCTTCTTTCCGTTCTTCAAATGAAGATGAGCTTAGTCACCATGCCAGAAGAGGCTCGCAAACAACAAAGCACTTCTATGCTTTTCATGCCGCTTATGATGGGGTTATTCTCCTATTCAACAGCCGCTGGAATCAGCTTATACCTAGTTACCACAACCGTTATTGGTGTGATTCAACAATTCTTCATCAATAAATTCATTCGTCCCCGCTTAGTGGAACAAGTCGACAAAGAGATGAAAGATAAACCAATTCAATTCGAAAAATTCTTCAATGCCGCAACCCCTTCAACTTCTAAGAAACC